One Polyodon spathula isolate WHYD16114869_AA chromosome 46, ASM1765450v1, whole genome shotgun sequence genomic window carries:
- the LOC121306110 gene encoding tripartite motif-containing protein 16-like protein, translating to MMDTSQEGGTLPDCAGEGFYYSIQKQLGETQTEIQQRIQERLKEVKELKQAVESLKRSACIEIKESEKIFTELIRSIEKIHTEVIELIGANEKAAVNQAEGRMKKLEHEIAELRRRNAELKQLSETEDHIHFLQNSQSLCAPPEAGDLPSVTVNTDISFGAVRKAVSELKDHIEDFCKGGLVKISTTVNEVAVYSLQAPEPRNRAEFLKYSCQLTLDPNTANRQLCLSEGNRKVTRRRETQRCADDAPERFHNWAQVLCREGLSGTRCYWEIEWSRGGASIGVTYKGISRKGRDESCVLGFNDKSWSLFCSDSSYSAWHNNNETAITAPCSPRIGVYLDFNAGTLSFYGVSDTMTLLHRFQTTFTEPLYPGFWLRYYDPTVTISQLN from the exons atgatggatacaagtcaggaaggagggacattgcccgaCTGCGCTGGGGAAGGGTTTTATTACTCTATTCAG aagcagctgggagagacacagacagaaatacaacagagaaTCCAGGAGAGACTGAAAGAAGTGAAGGAGCTCAAACAGGCTGTGGAGTCACTGAAA AGATCTGCATGCATAGAAATAAAGGAAAGTGAGAAGATCTTTACTGAGCTGATCCGATCCATTGAGAAGATCCACACTGAGGTTATTGAGCTGATTGGAGCTAACGAGAAGGCTGCAGTGAATCAGGCTGAAGGACGCATGAAGAAACTGGAGCATGAGATTGCTGAGCTAAGGAGGAGAAACGCTGAGCTGAAACAGCTTTCAGAGACAGAGGATCACATCCATTTTCTACAG AATTCCCAGTCTCTCTGTGCCCCTCCTGAAGCTGGAGACTTACCCAGCGTTACTGTCAATACAGACATCTCTTTTGGGGCCGTGAGGAAAGCTGTATCTGAACTTAAAGACCATATTGAGGACTTCTGCAAGGGGGGATTAGTCAAAATAAGCACAACAG tgaatgaagttgcagtttacagtctgcaggctccagagccaaggaacagagctgagtttttaaaat ATTCCTGTCAGCTCACACTGGACCCCAACACAGCGAATAGACAGCTCTGTCTGTCTGAAGGGAACAGAAAGGTGACACGGAGGAGAGAGACCCAGCGATGTGCTGATGATGCCCCAGAGAGATTTCATAACTGGGCCCAAGTGCTTTGCAGAGAGGGTTTGTCTGGGACTCGCTGTTACTGGGAGATTGAGTGGAGTAGGGGAGGGGCTTCTATAGGAGTCACATATAAAGGAATCAGCAGGAAAGGACGGGATGAGTCCTGTGTCCTTGGATTCAATGACAAGTCCTGGAGTTTGTTCTGCTCTGATTCCAGTTACTCTGCCTGGCACAATAACAATGAAACTGCAATAACTGCCCCCTGCTCCCCCAGAATAGGAGTGTATCTGGACTTTaatgccggcactctgtccttttATGGCGTCTCTGACACAATGACCCTCCTGCACAGATTCCAAACCACATTCACTGAGCCGCTCTATCCTGGGTTTTGGCTTCGTTATTATGATCCCACTGTAACAATCTCCCAGCTGAACTAG